The genomic segment TATCTTTCGTATTTATGTGAGCACCGCTGAATTGTCATGTACTAATTAAATATGTAGTTTtgatatatttcatcacatctaaTGACCTAATATATTAGTGACACCTACGTGGTACGCATATAAATAGACTGtatatacatattattttaCGTCATATAAAATTCATATGATATTGATGGGGTTTTGTTTTTAGAGGTAATATTGATGGTTTGGTAATAGCTATAAGCATACGAATTGTGGTGTAAGTTTCTCGTTTAAGTATCTCTTAAAATTTgttgtaaaataaaatttataataaaaatttaaatgtgaacaatatatatttaatagatCAACATGTTTAACCTAACCACGCAGGCATAGCTATCATATGTAGACAACCGTAAATTTATATGGGAAATAATCTTTTATATTAATTGTGATTATACGAAGAAAGCATTGAAAAACGCTATATAAATGTTCTAAAACTTATGATAAGTTTTAAAATTGTGAAAAATCACAACGTAATCTACTATGTTTTTCATCTTCCTTGTTTTTATAACTGTTTTGGAATCTACTTAAAAATATCGAATGTGGTTTTTTATAAGAATTTCTTGCTTTATTAAATAGTACGAGATATATCAGATAAAAAGGATCGAACAAAAAGGATAAATAGTTCGAGAATttctatatatattatatatagagATTGATGAAACAAAAGGATCGAATGAATCTTGACCGATACACCCGACTGATAATCTGGTTGAACCACTTATTTGATTTGCTTAAATGCCGAATTAGTTTGAGTAATTAAAAATGTGCAAAGAGAAAACATAAAAGATGCCATGAAGAACCAAAAGATAATATGGGCCCATCGAGAGGCCCATTAAATTACCATCTTGACGAAATCACCCTTCACTCAACGCTCGTATATCGATATTGCCATCGTATCGCATGGTAATTGGCGTGCCAAGATACACCCCGCGTTTTTTCTATTTTTGgggatatttcatttttatattaaatgtaTTTCTATTTAATAAATACAATAAATGTGATTCTGTATATAAAATGAaaagtaaataataataataataataataatcggagcttaaatatttattaatgttACACCTTTAACGTAGGAAGTTTAAAAATCTAAGAATTTTTTAGTATAAGAAATAAAGAGTGGTCTCATGTGAGagtcgtgagaccgtctcacggattataattGTGAGAGAGATCaaccatacccatattcacaataaaaattaatactcttagtataaaaagtaatatttttttattggtgACCctaataagagattcgtctcacaaatacgacccgtgaaaccgtctcacacaatttttgtCAGAAATAAATACGACATCCACGCTGAAATTAAGTATCTTGTAAGGGTCTTTCACTTAAGATATGATAGTTTAAAAATTATCAGAACAATTatcttaatatttaattatttacgtTATATTTCTACATGCATATGCAAGTTCGCGTTTTTTTCACAATTATTCAACTGTAAgaatttcataaatatttttccttcCAAAAAAGGAAAGAAACAAATTATGATTAGAATTAAATGGCATGTTGTGTGAGGATTGAGGTACTATTTGAATTAAGCATGATTTTCAAGTCCAAATGCATTTTCTTATCAACTTAGCTTCTTTCAATaaattgaatttaaataaattccAAATTCATTAGGCAAAAGTTTATAGTACCCAAGACATAAATGTCactttttcatatttattaaataattaataaataaacagtAACAATGGTGGTTTATTTAAACTTAAGATTTAtctaaaacatgattttgggattatattatataattttaaatataatcaaatattttttacaACAATTAATTAGGCCTTATATATGTTAAACTTTTTTTAATACATAAAATTCAATttgtttataaaattttaaattaaattttaatgttTCGGAAAAATTCTAAAGTTcggtttaatttttttatcattaccATAAAATGACTAACGAGGTGacgatttttaaaaattgaTGGTTTCGTGAAGATTaaaaagatatttttttattatataaagatTAAGGGTAAATATTCAGTCATCACAATAGTTTTTATAAACCCaaataaatagaataaaaatcggttaattgggctaattattaatatttttcgaacaaaaataacttaaaaaatTTACTATAACAATTATATTTTAGTTGTTAAGAAAACTACTTTTTACTTCCATTTATATgggataataattttttattaaacagATTTAATGATAATTTACAATCATAGGGCCTAAGCCCAAAACTTAAATACCAAGACATAGGCAGAGAGCATAAATATAACGAGGGtgctgtattttattttaacttgttaaaaatttttgttttgttttcacattccactctttttaaaaaattatatatttttgacAATCTAaacgtaatattttttaaaattatttttcatagtTTCCAATAAATGAAATAGTCAAAAGGGGAAAAAGTATTCGCTGCATTTAAACCCATCTTTTAATGTTTCAGTcccaaaaaagagaaaaatccATTTTGGCAGTTATCCGGGAGAAGACTCGGAAAAACTTTAatagaaattattattatcattaccTGAAACAAGAGTTCTAACCTAAGAAGCAATTGACATGTTGGTATAAATTCTGTACGTATAGGCATAGAACATTGCAGAATTAAGACAAATTACCATTCATagaaaaattcaagaaattttGTGTTGTACTACATTAGAATTTGAATATATTTTGTATATGAATTAAATAATCACAAACAATGAGTGAGTTTGTATATAAAATTCGTAACTTAAAAAAACACTTAAATAAGTTCAACGTTTTTAAGtgtttttattaataaaaaaaacagaAGAGATTTTGatgtttgaataaatgttaaaaagtaattttgttatatatgttaaaaaaaatcaaaagtcAAAACCAAAAAATCGTAAATTTAAACAtctaaaaaaacatttaaaaaacgATTTTTGTAACGaaacaatatatttttttaaaagtatttttaagCGATGAATTTCTCTTTGTAATAATTCAAGATTACAAATTTCAgctttttaaaaaatgtaagTAATAGTTTTGCATtatcatttaaatttaaaattataaaatagtcTATATATATGACATCATCATAATCATTATTAATATTTTGTGACGTAAGTCGCTTGGGACGAAAGTGTGTTGGGAGTGGCACGTCCTCATATATTATTGAATAACATTGTGTAGTATCTAAATTCTAACACCGttataaatgtttttatttcttattttttGGAGATTTTCGAACGAAAAATGTTGTTCGACGCCATACTCGCTCTGTTATTATTCGATGCGCGCTAGATCTCGGACACGCATGCTGTAACTATAATTGTTGTATATATACGTAGCTTCGTTTCTAAGATTCTAATCGTTGATTCCTCTCTCGACGTCGTACTGTTCGGTCCACTTAGGTAATAGATTTCCGAAGAAATGCGTGCAGTTATGTGTTCTCCCGCATTGGATTCATTGTTGTTTTCTTTTTGTTTGTGTGGCTCTGCTGTATTTTGACGATAGGATTTTATGTTTGGTGAATGCGTCAGAGGATTGAAATTGTGAAGAGGATTGAAGATGTTGGCCTGCTTCATGAGAATCGGTCTTGTAGTTTTTCCCTCCGAACTATTGAATCTTTATTCGGTTGTGGTCTTGTTGGTTAAACGGCGTGCGGTTTGTAAAATTTGAGTAGGCCAACCACATTCTTTTTCCCCTTACTTTCTGTTTTTTGTATTATTAATATCGCTACAATGTGATTCATTTTTTTTCCCGGCGACCCCTTTTCGTCGTGTTCTTAAAGCTAAATTCTTTGCAGTGGATTCAAAGCTCGAGGATTCATGTAAAACAAAAACACTGTCGGATTTCTCCCTTTATTTTGCTCTAATATTTTTCTCGATTTGAGATGCCAGCCTTGGCTTCATCTATAAATTAGCAAGTTTCAGTTATTGCTACATTGTTAATATGAAAATCGGGCTCTCGTTTTTTTGAGTGAATTTTCGAGGCGATGGGAGTTTGCAATTGAGTAAATTCATATTTGAACAGATGTTCATTTTTAATGCTGTAGCTGACTTAACCTGCTTCTCGTACTTCATTTCTCTTGTCCAATATCATGTcatatttttgttattatttttgtaaCCAATTCTCAGTGTTAGGTGTTTTTCAAACATGTCTATTAAGTGAATTATTGATCTTCTTGCAGCCGGTGAGAGTCTCCGCACAACCGTTTTCTCTGCAGGCTCAAATGCAAGCTAGATCCTGTCGTTTGGGGTTTATATGAGGGAGAAAGTTTAGGAATCCAAGGTGCATTCTAAACTTTACATCTGCAAAGAGTCAACGCACACCTGTCTGCTTTGTAGGCTAAAAACATGGTAGATCCTTTCATTTGGGTTTCGCATTAGAGAGAGATTCCTGATACAGAGATGCATTTTGGACTTTGAGGCAAATAATTGAGAAGAGATCAAATCATTTGTAAGAACCAAGTTGTTATGCAGCCTTGCTAGAGGAAGTCGGCTGCGTGTCATTTGGGAGTGATGAAAGACCTACAGATACTGTATGCACCTCGCAAGCATGGTCACTTAAAGAAGCCAACATGGATAATCATTTTGATTTCTTTAGTCAGCTTGTTCTTAGTTTGCGCTTATGTGTATCCATCCCAGAGTTCTTCAGCGTGTTTTATATTCTCATCTCAGAGTTGCAAGGCACTACAAAGTTGGCTTCCACCTGCGCCTACTAGAGAACTCACTGATGATGAAATTGCTTCTCAAGTTGTCATTAGAGATATTCTGAATATGGCCTCTAATATGTCAGCTAATCCCAAAATTGCCTTCTTGTTTTTGACACCAGGCGCTTTACCTTTTGAGAAGCTGTGGGACAAATTTTTCCAGGTAATACAATTTTATTAATGTTGAAAGatgaatttcaaaaccatgtGTCTGACACCAACTACTTGTATCAAACTTTGCTCAAACTTATTGGGAGAAATAAGATTGGTCGGACACCAAAGAGAGTCACTTTAATAGGTTAAGTCCGAAAGATGAACGGGAGGTAGATTGTTACATGTCATGTCACTGGTCAAAGTCTTTTAAAATGTTGAGGAAGCCCCATGGTAGTCCAAAGATTGCACTTCATCCTGGAAATTAAAGCACAACATTCCTAATGAAAATAGATGATACATAAGCAACCATTTGGGTAAAAGTGTTGGTTAAAATGAgataatattttcatgtttattttataaaatcattTGTGATTTTCTGCATGCATTTGAATGGTATAATTTTTGGTATATGAAAGATTTCTGTTTTCCCCTTAAATTTTGCTTCATTTGTTAGGGCCATGAAGGTAGATTCTCTGTATACGTGCACGCATCCAAGGATAAACCTGTGCATTTTAGTCGTTATTTTATCAACCGCGAAATTCGTAGCGATAAGGTTTGTAAAACTCTTTGGTTGCTCCAATGAATTTTTTTACTGCCACAGACCATGATTAATCTACGCATGTTTATATTACTGCAGGTAATGTGGGGCAAAATTTCAATGGTTGATGCAGAAAGGAGGCTTTTAGCAAATGCTCTTAAAGATCCAGACAACCAACAATTCGTTCTACTTTCTGACAGGTCGTGTCATTATAATTCCCTTTTAAGTTCTTAATTTTTCCTTTACTTTGGTAACTCGTATAATATAACTATACAAGTCGTCAAAGTACTAACTAAATAATTTCCCGGACTGCAGCTGCATACCACTTCGTGATTTTTATTATGTGTACAATTATCTCATGTACACAAATACTAGCTTCGTGGATTGGTAAGTTTCCTGTGCTTTATTCTCTCCCTTTTGTGGAAAGCTTCTCTGATGCAGAGAGTAGTTCCTGATTGTGTAGGTTTATTTCAGGAAATAGTCAACAGTTGAGCTTtgtatggattgatagattacCGAGTATAAGCTTCAcaaaattataaacataataaGCATATTATTCAAAGTAATTGCCTTCTGTAAATAGATTTTAATATCTAGTATTAATCCTGTTTTCTGCAGCTTTGAGGATCCTGGTCCACATGGAAGTGGTCGGTATTCGGAACAAATGTTACCTGAAGTTAAGAAGAAATACTTTCGAAAGGGTGCACAGGTGGTTTTTTGTTATTTAAAcagtttgtatgtttgtattAAGATTAATCTAGTTACAGCCTActcgattttatttta from the Primulina eburnea isolate SZY01 chromosome 3, ASM2296580v1, whole genome shotgun sequence genome contains:
- the LOC140825502 gene encoding glycosyltransferase BC10-like, which encodes MKDLQILYAPRKHGHLKKPTWIIILISLVSLFLVCAYVYPSQSSSACFIFSSQSCKALQSWLPPAPTRELTDDEIASQVVIRDILNMASNMSANPKIAFLFLTPGALPFEKLWDKFFQGHEGRFSVYVHASKDKPVHFSRYFINREIRSDKVMWGKISMVDAERRLLANALKDPDNQQFVLLSDSCIPLRDFYYVYNYLMYTNTSFVDCFEDPGPHGSGRYSEQMLPEVKKKYFRKGAQWFTMKRKHALIIMADSLYYTKFRDYCRPGMDGRNCYSDEHYLPTFLHMVDPSGIANWSVTHVDWSEMKWHPKSYLAKDVTYELIRNLTSIVDSVHVTSDTNREIQIRPCMWNGRQRPCFLFARKFLPETLEKLLELFPKYTSI